A portion of the Bombus pascuorum chromosome 8, iyBomPasc1.1, whole genome shotgun sequence genome contains these proteins:
- the LOC132909431 gene encoding cell adhesion molecule Dscam2 isoform X46, translating to MWRDPPGGGCNIPTYLTTMLLLALLALTNVACAEDESMGPVFVKEPPNRVDFSNGTGAVVECQARGNPQPDIIWVRADGSAVGDVPGLRQVLPNGNLVFPPFRAEDYRQEVHAQVYSCLARSPAGSVHSRDVNVRAVVQQFYETRVIDEFVLRGNTATLKCLVPSFVADFVDVIEWLAVEDGSTYSANSQEEKDGKYLVLPSGELHIRDVGPEDGYKTYQCRTKHRLTGETRLSATKGRLVITEPVGSKAPSILGEKGSLMERHMGMHIVILCQGQAYPVPSFRWYKFIEGSSRRQPVQLNERVRQVSGTLIIREARVEDSGKYLCIVNNSVGGESVETVLTVTAPLAAEIEPNTQTIDFGRPATFTCNVRGNPIKTISWLKDGKPLGLEEPVLRIDSVKKEDKGMYQCFVRNDQESAQATAELKLGGRFEPPQIRQAFAEETLQPGPSMFLKCVASGNPTPEITWELDGKRLSNTERLQVGQYVTVNGDVVSHLNISSIHTNDGGLYKCIAASKVGSAEHSARLNVYGLPFIRHMDKKAIVAGETLRVTCPVAGYPIESIVWERDTRVLPINRKQKVFPNGTLIIENVERMSDQATYTCVARNAQGYSARGTLEVQVMVAPLILPFAFGDEPASWGELVSVTCSVAKGDQPLEISWAFNGTPIDSHHGSDVVIGSTNKKNSVLTIESVAARHAGEYTCSASNRAGATTHSSQLTVNVPPRWILEPTDKAFAQGSDARVECKADGFPKPQVTWKKAAGDTPGDYTDLKLSNPDISVEDGTLSINNIQKTNEGYYLCEAVNGIGAGLSAVIFISVQAPPHFEIKLKNQTARRGEPAVLQCEAQGEKPIGILWNMNNKRLDPKSDSRYTIREEILANGVLSDLSIKRTERSDSALFTCVATNAFGSDDTSINMIVQEVPEVPYGLKVLDKSGRSVQLSWAAPYDGNSPIKRYVIEYKISKGSWETDIDRVLVPGSQQNVAGVFNLRPATTYHLRIVAENEIGASDPSDTVTIITAEEAPSGPPTSVRVDALDQHTLKVTWKPPPREDWNGEILGYYVGYKLSSSSDYIYETVDFSKEDGKEHHLQIMNLKTYTQYSVVVQAFNKVGSGPMSEERRQHTAEGVPEQPPHDTTCTTLTSQTIRVSWMSPPLSAANGVITGYKVIYGPSDTWYDENTKDTKITSSSETILHGLKKYTNYTMQVLAFTSGGDGVKSAPIHCQTEQDAPEAPIAIKALVMSAESILVSWRPPSQPNGVITQYIVYTKADNAEEPTSQKVPPNQLTHEASGLDKQRRYDFWVTASTNIGEGEASKIVALAPSVRVPAKIASFDDKFTATYKEDVKLPCLAVGVPAPEVTWKVRGAVLQSSDRLRQLPEGSLFIKEVDRTDAGEYSCYVENSFGHDTVTHQLIVHAPPHSPQVTLTATTTNSLTMKLRPHPADNAPIHGYTIHYKPEFGDWETAQISSTAQKYTLENLWCGSRYQIYVTAYNGIGTGDPSDMLNTRTKGSKPIIPEAARFIEVSTNSITLHLSAWSDGGCPMLYFVVEHKKKHQQEWNQVSNNVKPGGNFVVLDLDPASWYHLRVTAHNNAGFAVAEYEFATLTVTGGTIAPARELPDVNGGGNDEDPMKIFMANLNLVVPVVAAILVIIVAVIVICVLRGKGHGGDKDDVVYQQTGVGGATLDKRRPDLRDELGYIAPPNRKLPPVPGSNYNTCDRIKRGTVISGTGSIRSHSTWDPRRHMYEELNHCAPNRRCPPPPRMGSAEALSHRGMEDEICPYATFHLLGFREEMDPSKAMQFQTFPHPGNGHSGTMGPPVGHPTNASAHSRSGSQSMPRQNGRYSRVPSQGGGSGTHNVFSPEYDDPANCAPEEDQYGSQYGQYGAPYDHYGSRGSVGRRSVGSARNIPVSGSPEPPPPPPRNHDQNNSSFNDSKESNEISEAECDRDQLVNRNYGVNARGKDGMTTEEMRKLIERNEAPSRQTGAGHGGHGGLLTPYDTVAV from the exons ATGGAAAATACCTGGTACTGCCTTCTGGAGAACTTCACATTCGCGATGTCGGACCCGAAGACGGATACAAGACCTATCAATGCCGCACCAAGCATAGACTCACCGGAGAAACAAGATTATCTGCCACCAAGGGACGTCTCGTCATTACCG AACCGGTTGGTAGTAAAGCACCATCGATTCTCGGGGAAAAGGGAAGTCTCATGGAGAGGCACATGGGTATGCACATCGTGATCCTCTGCCAAGGGCAGGCTTACCCTGTTCCATCGTTCAG ATGGTACAAGTTCATCGAAGGCTCCTCTCGTCGTCAACCTGTCCAACTCAATGAGCGCGTTCGTCAAGTTAGCGGAACACTGATCATTCGTGAGGCTCGTGTCGAAGATTCTGGCAAATATCTGTGCATCGTGAACAACTCCGTCGGCGGTGAAAGCGTGGAGACCGTGTTGACTGTAACAGCACCATTGGCAGCGGAAATCGAACCTAACACACAGACTATCGACTTTGGAAGACCAGCTACTTTCACGTGCAACGTCAGAGGAAATCCGATCAAGACTATCTCCTGGCTGAAGGATGGCAAACCCCTTGGACTGGAAGAACCCGTGCTCAGAATCGACAGCGTCAAGAAGGAGGATAAGGGAATGTACCAATGTTTTGTTAGAAACGATCAAGAAAGCGCTCAGGCAACCGCTGAACTGAAACTTGGTGGACGAT TCGAACCCCCGCAGATTCGCCAGGCCTTCGCCGAGGAGACTCTTCAACCTGGACCCAGCATGTTCCTCAAGTGTGTCGCCAGCGGAAACCCAACTCCTGAGATCACCTGGGAACTCGATGGCAAACGGCTATCCAACACTGAGAGGCTTCAAGTAGGACAATACGTTACGGTGAACGGCGACGTGGTTTCTCATTTGAACATCTCCAGCATTCATACAAACGACGGTGGACTCTACAAATGCATTGCCGCTTCAAAG GTTGGATCCGCTGAACATTCTGCGCGTCTTAATGTCTATGGTCTGCCCTTCATTCGTCACATGGACAAAAAGGCTATCGTTGCTGGTGAAACTCTTCGCGTGACCTGTCCAGTAGCCGGATATCCGATCGAAAGCATCGTATGGGAGAGAGACACCAGAGTTTTGCCGATCAACAGGAAACAGAAGGTCTTCCCTAATGGCACGCTTATCATTGAGAACGTCGAGAGAATGAGCGATCAGGCTACTTACACCTGTGTTGCACGCAACGCTCAAGGCTACAGCGCAAGGGGAACATTGGAAGTTCAAGTTATGG TTGCTCCGCTGATACTACCCTTTGCATTCGGCGACGAGCCCGCCAGCTGGGGCGAATTAGTCTCCGTGACATGCTCCGTGGCGAAGGGCGATCAGCCTCTCGAGATATCTTGGGCGTTTAACGGGACTCCGATCGACAGCCACCACGGATCCGACGTCGTCATAGGGAGTACGAACAAGAAAAACAGCGTTCTAACTATCGAGTCGGTCGCGGCAAGACACGCTGGAGAATATACTTGTTCCGCGTCGAATCGTGCTGGCGCTACCACACACTCGTCTCAGCTAACTGTAAACG TACCTCCCCGCTGGATTCTGGAACCCACCGATAAGGCATTTGCTCAAGGCTCTGATGCACGTGTTGAATGTAAAGCTGATGGTTTCCCCAAGCCCCAAGTCACATGGAAGAAAGCTGCTG gAGATACACCGGGCGATTATACCGACTTGAAACTGAGCAACCCAGATATCAGCGTTGAGGATGGAACTCTgtcaattaataatattcagaaGACGAACGAAGGCTACTATCTGTGCGAGGCTGTAAATGGAATTGGCGCAGGACTTTCGGCTGTTATCTTCATCTCCGTTCAGG CACCACCCCACTTTGAGATCAAACTGAAGAACCAGACAGCACGACGTGGAGAACCTGCTGTACTGCAATGCGAGGCTCAAGGCGAAAAACCAATTGGTATTTTATGGAACATGAACAACAAGAGACTGGACCCGAAGAGCGATTCTCGTTACACCATCCGCGAAGAGATTTTGGCTAACGGTGTACTGTCTGATCTGAGCATCAAGAGAACTGAGAGAAGCGACTCTGCCCTTTTCACCTGCGTTGCCACCAATGCCTTTGGAAGCGATGACACCAGCATCAACATGATTGTACAAG AGGTTCCTGAAGTACCATACGGCTTGAAGGTATTAGACAAATCCGGACGATCGGTTCAATTATCCTGGGCAGCACCATACGACGGAAACAGCCCCATAAAACGCTATGTCATTGAATACAAAATCAGCAAAGGCTCTTGGGAAACTGACATTGACAGAGTACTGGTACCCGGATCGCAACAGAACGTAGCTGGCGTTTTCAACCTGAGACCTGCCACCACATATCACCTGAGAATTGTTGCTGAGAATGAAATTGGTGCATCCGACCCGTCTGATACTGTTACAATTATCACTGCCGAAGAAGCTCCTAGCGGACCACCAACCTCTGTTCGCGTTGACGCTCTTGACCAGCACACTCTTAAG GTAACATGGAAACCACCCCCACGCGAAGACTGGAACGGTGAGATTCTTGGATACTACGTTGGCTACAAACTCTCTTCCTCCTCTGACTACATTTACGAAACCGTTGACTTCTCGAAGGAAGATGGAAAGGAACACCACTTGCAAATCATGAATCTGAAGACCTATACTCAATACAGCGTTGTTGTTCAAGCGTTTAACAAAGTTGGATCGGGACCAATGAGCGAGGAACGAAGACAACACACCGCCGAAGGAGTACCTGAACAACCCCCTCATGACACTACTTGCACCACCTTGACTTCCCAGACTATCAGAGTTTCCTGGATGTCACCGCCTCTTAGCGCCGCCAATGGAGTCATCACCGGATACAAG GTTATTTACGGACCATCTGACACCTGGTACGATGAGAACACCAAGGACACCAAGATCACCTCCTCCAGCGAGACCATCTTACACGGACTGAAGAAATACACCAACTACACTATGCAGGTTCTGGCTTTTACTTCTGGCGGCGATGGAGTTAAATCTGCACCTATTCACTGCCAAACGGAACAAGACG CTCCTGAAGCACCTATCGCGATCAAGGCTCTGGTTATGTCAGCTGAATCGATTCTTGTCTCGTGGCGCCCACCAAGCCAACCGAATGGAGTTATCACCCAGTATATCGTTTACACCAAGGCAGACAACGCAGAGGAACCAACTAGCCAGAAAGTACCACCGAATCAACTGACTCACGAGGCATCTGGATTGGACAAACAACGTAGATATGACTTCTGGGTAACTGCTAGTACCAACATTGGCGAAGGAGAGGCTTCAAAGATCGTGGCATTGGCACCAAGCGTTCGAG TACCGGCAAAGATCGCATCGTTTGACGACAAATTCACTGCTACCTACAAGGAAGATGTTAAATTACCCTGCCTGGCTGTCGGAGTACCTGCACCGGAAGTTACATGGAAAGTACGTGGCGCCGTTCTTCAATCTAGCGACAGACTGCGACAACTGCCCGAGGGATCTCTGTTCATCAAGGAAGTCGATCGCACCGATGCTGGAGAATACTCTTGTTATGTTGAGAACTCGTTTGGCCATGATACCGTTACTCACCAACTGATCGTTCACG CTCCCCCACACTCACCGCAAGTTACTCTTACTGCTACGACCACCAACTCGTTGACGATGAAACTGAGACCTCACCCTGCCGATAATGCTCCGATCCATGGATACACGATTCACTACAAACCAGAATTCGGCGATTGGGAAACTGCACAAATTAGCTCTACTGCTCAGAAATATACTCTTGAAAATCTGTGGTGTGGCTCAAGATACCAGATTTACGTTACTGCATATAACGG AATTGGAACCGGCGATCCTTCTGACATGCTCAACACACGTACCAAGGGCTCGAAACCGATTATTCCTGAAGCGGCTAGATTCATCGAAGTTTCCACGAATAGCATCACCCTTCATCTGAGCGCCTGGTCCGACGGTGGCTGCCCAATGCTCTACTTCGTCGTCGAACATAAGAAGAA GCACCAACAGGAATGGAATCAAGTCTCGAACAATGTGAAACCCGGTGGAAACTTTGTCGTTTTGGATTTGGACCCTGCTAGCTGGTATCACTTGCGCGTTACTGCTCACAATAATGCTGGTTTCGCTGTAGCCGAGTATGAATTCGCGACACTGACCGTAACCGGAG GCACCATTGCACCGGCCCGAGAGCTACCTGATGTGAACGGTGGTGGCAACGACGAAGATccgatgaaaattttcatggCTAACTTAAATCTGGTCGTACCCGTGGTAGCAGCTATTCTTGTTATAATCGTTGCCGTCATCGTGATCTGCGTTCTCAGAGGAAAGGGTCATGGTGGTGATAAAG ACGATGTGGTATATCAGCAAACTGGAGTTGGCGGAGCTACCCTTGACAAACGCAGGCCCGATCTTCGTGACGAACTTGGATATATCGCCCCACCGAATCGCAAACTGCCCCCTGTTCCTGGCTCAAATTATAACACCTGCGATCGCATCAAGCGAGGTACAGTGATAA GTGGAACAGGCTCGATAAGAAGCCACTCGACGTGGGATCCCAGACGACATATGTACGAAGAATTGAATCATTGCGCACCGAATCGAAGATGTCCACCACCACCCCGTATGGGCAGTGCCGAAGCTCTCTCCCACAGAG GCATGGAGGATGAGATCTGCCCGTATGCTACCTTCCACCTTCTTGGATTCCGCGAAGAAATGGACCCCAGCAAGGCTATGCAATTCCAGACCTTCCCTCACCCTGGCAATGGACACTCTGGTACCATGGGACCACCTGTTGGACATCCTACTAACGCTTCTGCTCACAGCCGCTCTGGATCTCAGTCTATG ccACGTCAAAATGGTCGTTACTCTCGAGTTCCATCCCAAGGAGGTGGCAGCGGAACCCATAACGTCTTCTCTCCTGAATACGATGACCCGGCAAATTGCGCTCCTGAAGAAGATCAATATGGCTCTCAATACGGACAATACGGCGCTCCCTATGATCATTATGGATCTCGTGGCTCTGTTGGACGTCGCAGTGTAGGATCAGCCCGCAATATTCCCGTTTCTGGATCACCCGAACCACCCCCACCACCACCAAGGAACCACGACCAGAACAACTCCAGTTTCAACGACAGCAAAGAAAGCAACGAGATCAGCGAAGCAGAGTGTGATCGCGACCAACTTGTGAACCGCAACTACGGCG tGAATGCTCGCGGCAAGGACGGCATGACCACCGAGGAGATGCGTAAACTCATAGAGAG AAACGAAGCCCCCAGCCGGCAAACCGGCGCCGGCCACGGCGGTCACGGGGGACTCCTCACACCCTACGATACTGTGGCAGTGTAA
- the LOC132909431 gene encoding cell adhesion molecule Dscam2 isoform X49: MWRDPPGGGCNIPTYLTTMLLLALLALTNVACAEDESMGPVFVKEPPNRVDFSNGTGAVVECQARGNPQPDIIWVRADGSAVGDVPGLRQVLPNGNLVFPPFRAEDYRQEVHAQVYSCLARSPAGSVHSRDVNVRAVVSQFYVTEAENEYVIRANSAIMKCKIPSFVSEFVQVDQWVANDGTIYTVGDDYDGKYLVLPSGELHIRDVGPEDGYKTYQCRTKHRLTGETRLSATKGRLVITEPVGSKAPSILGEKGSLMERHMGMHIVILCQGQAYPVPSFRWYKFIEGSSRRQPVQLNERVRQVSGTLIIREARVEDSGKYLCIVNNSVGGESVETVLTVTAPLAAEIEPNTQTIDFGRPATFTCNVRGNPIKTISWLKDGKPLGLEEPVLRIDSVKKEDKGMYQCFVRNDQESAQATAELKLGGRFEPPQIRQAFAEETLQPGPSMFLKCVASGNPTPEITWELDGKRLSNTERLQVGQYVTVNGDVVSHLNISSIHTNDGGLYKCIAASKVGSAEHSARLNVYGLPFIRHMDKKAIVAGETLRVTCPVAGYPIESIVWERDTRVLPINRKQKVFPNGTLIIENVERMSDQATYTCVARNAQGYSARGTLEVQVMVAPELMPFVIGEGPANWGDTVTATCTVLKGDHPIQIEWALNGEPISRNHYDISIVNTSKRVSVLTIDAVTARHAGEYTCSVSNAAGGTSYSASLAVNVPPRWILEPTDKAFAQGSDARVECKADGFPKPQVTWKKAAGDTPGDYTDLKLSNPDISVEDGTLSINNIQKTNEGYYLCEAVNGIGAGLSAVIFISVQAPPHFEIKLKNQTARRGEPAVLQCEAQGEKPIGILWNMNNKRLDPKSDSRYTIREEILANGVLSDLSIKRTERSDSALFTCVATNAFGSDDTSINMIVQEVPEVPYGLKVLDKSGRSVQLSWAAPYDGNSPIKRYVIEYKISKGSWETDIDRVLVPGSQQNVAGVFNLRPATTYHLRIVAENEIGASDPSDTVTIITAEEAPSGPPTSVRVDALDQHTLKVTWKPPPREDWNGEILGYYVGYKLSSSSDYIYETVDFSKEDGKEHHLQIMNLKTYTQYSVVVQAFNKVGSGPMSEERRQHTAEGVPEQPPHDTTCTTLTSQTIRVSWMSPPLSAANGVITGYKVIYGPSDTWYDENTKDTKITSSSETILHGLKKYTNYTMQVLAFTSGGDGVKSAPIHCQTEQDAPEAPIAIKALVMSAESILVSWRPPSQPNGVITQYIVYTKADNAEEPTSQKVPPNQLTHEASGLDKQRRYDFWVTASTNIGEGEASKIVALAPSVRVPAKIASFDDKFTATYKEDVKLPCLAVGVPAPEVTWKVRGAVLQSSDRLRQLPEGSLFIKEVDRTDAGEYSCYVENSFGHDTVTHQLIVHAPPHSPQVTLTATTTNSLTMKLRPHPADNAPIHGYTIHYKPEFGDWETAQISSTAQKYTLENLWCGSRYQIYVTAYNGIGTGDPSDMLNTRTKGSKPIIPEAARFIEVSTNSITLHLSAWSDGGCPMLYFVVEHKKKHQQEWNQVSNNVKPGGNFVVLDLDPASWYHLRVTAHNNAGFAVAEYEFATLTVTGGTIAPARELPDVNGGGNDEDPMKIFMANLNLVVPVVAAILVIIVAVIVICVLRGKGHGGDKDDVVYQQTGVGGATLDKRRPDLRDELGYIAPPNRKLPPVPGSNYNTCDRIKRGTVISGTGSIRSHSTWDPRRHMYEELNHCAPNRRCPPPPRMGSAEALSHRGMEDEICPYATFHLLGFREEMDPSKAMQFQTFPHPGNGHSGTMGPPVGHPTNASAHSRSGSQSMPRQNGRYSRVPSQGGGSGTHNVFSPEYDDPANCAPEEDQYGSQYGQYGAPYDHYGSRGSVGRRSVGSARNIPVSGSPEPPPPPPRNHDQNNSSFNDSKESNEISEAECDRDQLVNRNYGVNARGKDGMTTEEMRKLIERNEAPSRQTGAGHGGHGGLLTPYDTVAV; the protein is encoded by the exons ATGGAAAATACCTGGTACTGCCTTCTGGAGAACTTCACATTCGCGATGTCGGACCCGAAGACGGATACAAGACCTATCAATGCCGCACCAAGCATAGACTCACCGGAGAAACAAGATTATCTGCCACCAAGGGACGTCTCGTCATTACCG AACCGGTTGGTAGTAAAGCACCATCGATTCTCGGGGAAAAGGGAAGTCTCATGGAGAGGCACATGGGTATGCACATCGTGATCCTCTGCCAAGGGCAGGCTTACCCTGTTCCATCGTTCAG ATGGTACAAGTTCATCGAAGGCTCCTCTCGTCGTCAACCTGTCCAACTCAATGAGCGCGTTCGTCAAGTTAGCGGAACACTGATCATTCGTGAGGCTCGTGTCGAAGATTCTGGCAAATATCTGTGCATCGTGAACAACTCCGTCGGCGGTGAAAGCGTGGAGACCGTGTTGACTGTAACAGCACCATTGGCAGCGGAAATCGAACCTAACACACAGACTATCGACTTTGGAAGACCAGCTACTTTCACGTGCAACGTCAGAGGAAATCCGATCAAGACTATCTCCTGGCTGAAGGATGGCAAACCCCTTGGACTGGAAGAACCCGTGCTCAGAATCGACAGCGTCAAGAAGGAGGATAAGGGAATGTACCAATGTTTTGTTAGAAACGATCAAGAAAGCGCTCAGGCAACCGCTGAACTGAAACTTGGTGGACGAT TCGAACCCCCGCAGATTCGCCAGGCCTTCGCCGAGGAGACTCTTCAACCTGGACCCAGCATGTTCCTCAAGTGTGTCGCCAGCGGAAACCCAACTCCTGAGATCACCTGGGAACTCGATGGCAAACGGCTATCCAACACTGAGAGGCTTCAAGTAGGACAATACGTTACGGTGAACGGCGACGTGGTTTCTCATTTGAACATCTCCAGCATTCATACAAACGACGGTGGACTCTACAAATGCATTGCCGCTTCAAAG GTTGGATCCGCTGAACATTCTGCGCGTCTTAATGTCTATGGTCTGCCCTTCATTCGTCACATGGACAAAAAGGCTATCGTTGCTGGTGAAACTCTTCGCGTGACCTGTCCAGTAGCCGGATATCCGATCGAAAGCATCGTATGGGAGAGAGACACCAGAGTTTTGCCGATCAACAGGAAACAGAAGGTCTTCCCTAATGGCACGCTTATCATTGAGAACGTCGAGAGAATGAGCGATCAGGCTACTTACACCTGTGTTGCACGCAACGCTCAAGGCTACAGCGCAAGGGGAACATTGGAAGTTCAAGTTATGG TTGCACCGGAACTCATGCCATTCGTGATCGGAGAGGGACCAGCGAATTGGGGGGACACCGTCACCGCAACGTGCACGGTACTGAAAGGGGATCACCCGATCCAGATCGAGTGGGCCCTGAACGGCGAGCCGATTTCGCGTAACCATTACGATATATCGATAGTAAATACCAGCAAGCGTGTCAGCGTATTGACGATCGACGCTGTGACAGCCAGACACGCGGGAGAATACACGTGTTCTGTCAGCAATGCAGCCGGTGGAACGAGTTATTCCGCATCTCTCGCTGTGAACG TACCTCCCCGCTGGATTCTGGAACCCACCGATAAGGCATTTGCTCAAGGCTCTGATGCACGTGTTGAATGTAAAGCTGATGGTTTCCCCAAGCCCCAAGTCACATGGAAGAAAGCTGCTG gAGATACACCGGGCGATTATACCGACTTGAAACTGAGCAACCCAGATATCAGCGTTGAGGATGGAACTCTgtcaattaataatattcagaaGACGAACGAAGGCTACTATCTGTGCGAGGCTGTAAATGGAATTGGCGCAGGACTTTCGGCTGTTATCTTCATCTCCGTTCAGG CACCACCCCACTTTGAGATCAAACTGAAGAACCAGACAGCACGACGTGGAGAACCTGCTGTACTGCAATGCGAGGCTCAAGGCGAAAAACCAATTGGTATTTTATGGAACATGAACAACAAGAGACTGGACCCGAAGAGCGATTCTCGTTACACCATCCGCGAAGAGATTTTGGCTAACGGTGTACTGTCTGATCTGAGCATCAAGAGAACTGAGAGAAGCGACTCTGCCCTTTTCACCTGCGTTGCCACCAATGCCTTTGGAAGCGATGACACCAGCATCAACATGATTGTACAAG AGGTTCCTGAAGTACCATACGGCTTGAAGGTATTAGACAAATCCGGACGATCGGTTCAATTATCCTGGGCAGCACCATACGACGGAAACAGCCCCATAAAACGCTATGTCATTGAATACAAAATCAGCAAAGGCTCTTGGGAAACTGACATTGACAGAGTACTGGTACCCGGATCGCAACAGAACGTAGCTGGCGTTTTCAACCTGAGACCTGCCACCACATATCACCTGAGAATTGTTGCTGAGAATGAAATTGGTGCATCCGACCCGTCTGATACTGTTACAATTATCACTGCCGAAGAAGCTCCTAGCGGACCACCAACCTCTGTTCGCGTTGACGCTCTTGACCAGCACACTCTTAAG GTAACATGGAAACCACCCCCACGCGAAGACTGGAACGGTGAGATTCTTGGATACTACGTTGGCTACAAACTCTCTTCCTCCTCTGACTACATTTACGAAACCGTTGACTTCTCGAAGGAAGATGGAAAGGAACACCACTTGCAAATCATGAATCTGAAGACCTATACTCAATACAGCGTTGTTGTTCAAGCGTTTAACAAAGTTGGATCGGGACCAATGAGCGAGGAACGAAGACAACACACCGCCGAAGGAGTACCTGAACAACCCCCTCATGACACTACTTGCACCACCTTGACTTCCCAGACTATCAGAGTTTCCTGGATGTCACCGCCTCTTAGCGCCGCCAATGGAGTCATCACCGGATACAAG GTTATTTACGGACCATCTGACACCTGGTACGATGAGAACACCAAGGACACCAAGATCACCTCCTCCAGCGAGACCATCTTACACGGACTGAAGAAATACACCAACTACACTATGCAGGTTCTGGCTTTTACTTCTGGCGGCGATGGAGTTAAATCTGCACCTATTCACTGCCAAACGGAACAAGACG CTCCTGAAGCACCTATCGCGATCAAGGCTCTGGTTATGTCAGCTGAATCGATTCTTGTCTCGTGGCGCCCACCAAGCCAACCGAATGGAGTTATCACCCAGTATATCGTTTACACCAAGGCAGACAACGCAGAGGAACCAACTAGCCAGAAAGTACCACCGAATCAACTGACTCACGAGGCATCTGGATTGGACAAACAACGTAGATATGACTTCTGGGTAACTGCTAGTACCAACATTGGCGAAGGAGAGGCTTCAAAGATCGTGGCATTGGCACCAAGCGTTCGAG TACCGGCAAAGATCGCATCGTTTGACGACAAATTCACTGCTACCTACAAGGAAGATGTTAAATTACCCTGCCTGGCTGTCGGAGTACCTGCACCGGAAGTTACATGGAAAGTACGTGGCGCCGTTCTTCAATCTAGCGACAGACTGCGACAACTGCCCGAGGGATCTCTGTTCATCAAGGAAGTCGATCGCACCGATGCTGGAGAATACTCTTGTTATGTTGAGAACTCGTTTGGCCATGATACCGTTACTCACCAACTGATCGTTCACG CTCCCCCACACTCACCGCAAGTTACTCTTACTGCTACGACCACCAACTCGTTGACGATGAAACTGAGACCTCACCCTGCCGATAATGCTCCGATCCATGGATACACGATTCACTACAAACCAGAATTCGGCGATTGGGAAACTGCACAAATTAGCTCTACTGCTCAGAAATATACTCTTGAAAATCTGTGGTGTGGCTCAAGATACCAGATTTACGTTACTGCATATAACGG AATTGGAACCGGCGATCCTTCTGACATGCTCAACACACGTACCAAGGGCTCGAAACCGATTATTCCTGAAGCGGCTAGATTCATCGAAGTTTCCACGAATAGCATCACCCTTCATCTGAGCGCCTGGTCCGACGGTGGCTGCCCAATGCTCTACTTCGTCGTCGAACATAAGAAGAA GCACCAACAGGAATGGAATCAAGTCTCGAACAATGTGAAACCCGGTGGAAACTTTGTCGTTTTGGATTTGGACCCTGCTAGCTGGTATCACTTGCGCGTTACTGCTCACAATAATGCTGGTTTCGCTGTAGCCGAGTATGAATTCGCGACACTGACCGTAACCGGAG GCACCATTGCACCGGCCCGAGAGCTACCTGATGTGAACGGTGGTGGCAACGACGAAGATccgatgaaaattttcatggCTAACTTAAATCTGGTCGTACCCGTGGTAGCAGCTATTCTTGTTATAATCGTTGCCGTCATCGTGATCTGCGTTCTCAGAGGAAAGGGTCATGGTGGTGATAAAG ACGATGTGGTATATCAGCAAACTGGAGTTGGCGGAGCTACCCTTGACAAACGCAGGCCCGATCTTCGTGACGAACTTGGATATATCGCCCCACCGAATCGCAAACTGCCCCCTGTTCCTGGCTCAAATTATAACACCTGCGATCGCATCAAGCGAGGTACAGTGATAA GTGGAACAGGCTCGATAAGAAGCCACTCGACGTGGGATCCCAGACGACATATGTACGAAGAATTGAATCATTGCGCACCGAATCGAAGATGTCCACCACCACCCCGTATGGGCAGTGCCGAAGCTCTCTCCCACAGAG GCATGGAGGATGAGATCTGCCCGTATGCTACCTTCCACCTTCTTGGATTCCGCGAAGAAATGGACCCCAGCAAGGCTATGCAATTCCAGACCTTCCCTCACCCTGGCAATGGACACTCTGGTACCATGGGACCACCTGTTGGACATCCTACTAACGCTTCTGCTCACAGCCGCTCTGGATCTCAGTCTATG ccACGTCAAAATGGTCGTTACTCTCGAGTTCCATCCCAAGGAGGTGGCAGCGGAACCCATAACGTCTTCTCTCCTGAATACGATGACCCGGCAAATTGCGCTCCTGAAGAAGATCAATATGGCTCTCAATACGGACAATACGGCGCTCCCTATGATCATTATGGATCTCGTGGCTCTGTTGGACGTCGCAGTGTAGGATCAGCCCGCAATATTCCCGTTTCTGGATCACCCGAACCACCCCCACCACCACCAAGGAACCACGACCAGAACAACTCCAGTTTCAACGACAGCAAAGAAAGCAACGAGATCAGCGAAGCAGAGTGTGATCGCGACCAACTTGTGAACCGCAACTACGGCG tGAATGCTCGCGGCAAGGACGGCATGACCACCGAGGAGATGCGTAAACTCATAGAGAG AAACGAAGCCCCCAGCCGGCAAACCGGCGCCGGCCACGGCGGTCACGGGGGACTCCTCACACCCTACGATACTGTGGCAGTGTAA